The following is a genomic window from Streptomyces lincolnensis.
GTCGACACCACCGGCTGGCTCGCCGACGGCACGGACTACGAGGACGGCAACGGGCATCCCAACGAGGCGGGCCACACCAAGTTCGCGAACCGTCTGGCCCCGGTGATCAGCGCTCGCCTCGGTGTCACCGCCACCGCCCGGGCCGCCGCGTCGGCCGAGGCGGCCGCTCCCGGCCAGCCCGGCGACCCCAACATCAAGCTCGTCGGCCGCTGGGACACCCAGAGTTCCAGCACCGCCTACACGCCGTACTGGGCGGGGGCGTACTACCGCGCCGGGTTCACCGGCCGGACCGTGAAGCTCAAGCAGCGGAACACCATCGACCTCTGGGCTCGCATCGACAACGGGCCCGTGACCTTCTTCAACGACGTCAAGGGGACGGTGAACCTGACGCCGGCGCCGCTGGCGGCCGGCAACCACACCCTCCAGGTCAACTACCAGGTGGTCGCGGGTTCTTACCGCGGTGACGCCGTCTTCCAGGGGCTGGTCCTCGACAGCGGGGCGACGACGTTCGCACCACCGGCGCCCACCAAGCTGGTGGAGTTCGTCGGCGACTCCATCACGGTGGGGACGACGACCTCACAGAACGCCCGCACCGCGTACGGCTGGTTGATCGGGGAACGCCTCGGTGTCGAGCACACCCAGATCGCCCAGGGCGGCGCCTGTCTGGTCGCGGCGGCGGACGGCTGCGTCGGCCTTGAGCAGCAGTTCGGCAGGCTCAACCCGAACGCGGCCACGCCCGACTGGAACTTCTCCCGCTACCGGGCGAACGCGGTCGTCATCAACCTCGGCACCAACGACGTCGGCCACGGGGTGAGTTCCCCGCAGTTCCAGACGGCGTACAGCAGTCTGCTGCGCAAGGTCCGCGCGGCCTACCCGCAGGCGTGGATCTTCGCCCTGGAGACCTTCCGGGGTCGGTACGTCCCGCAGACCGAGGCGGCGGTGAAGGCGGCCGTCGCGGGCGGGGACTCCCGGGTCTCCTTCGTCGACACCACCGGGTGGCTCGGCTCCGGCGACCTGTCGGACTCGGTCCATCCCAACGACCAGGGCCATCGCGTGATCGCCGACCGGCTCGCGCCGATCATCTCGGCGCGGATCTGAGCCTGGGCAAGCGGTCGGGGCAGGGGCATCGGTCGTACGCCGATATCCCTGCCGTACGCCGTGGCCAGTACCCGTGGTTACTCCCGCCGTCAGATGTCCGGTGGCATCCCGCGGGGCACGGTGGTCGGGTGAAACTCAGCCGACCCGCACGCCGGGCCTTCCTTGTCGTCCATGTCGCCGCCTCCGCGAGCTGGCTCGGGCTCACGCTCGGGCTGCTCGCCCTCGGGGTCACCGCGGCCACCACCGGCTCCGCGGTGACCGTCGATGCCTCCGTCCGGGCCATGCAGCTGTTCGCCGACTGGCTCCTGCTGCCCGTCGCGTTCCTCACGCTGCTCAGCGGTGTCGTGCTGTCCCTGGGCACGCCGTGGGGGCTGGCGCGGCACCGATGGGTCTGGACGAAGTTCTGGCTGACCCTCGCCACCATCACCGCCACGGTCTTCGCCCTGCGTCCCGGAGTGAACTCCGCGGTCGCGGCCGTCGCCGCGAGCGGGCCGCTGCCCGACGCCGGTGACGTGCTGTTCGGGCCCGTCGTCTCGCTGTCCGCCTACGTGTTCATGACCGTCATCTCGGTCCTCAAGCCGTGGGGACCGACCCGGCGCGGCCGCAGGCTGCGCGAGTCGGCGCGAGGGCCCGCGGGCCGTGCCGCCGCCGACGACCGCCCGCTGGCCTCTCGGTGATCAAGCCCCCCTAGGGTGCTGTCATGTCCGAACTCCCCGACGACGCCTCGCTCAAGGTGTACGCGGCCACCGATCCCGAACGCCTCCACGACCTGGCACGGGCGGCCGACAGCGCCCGTGCCATCGGCAAGCTGTCCGAGTTGCTGGCCGACCAGCAGTCGCGGGAGGCCACCGACTGGGCGATACGCCTGGCGGAGCGGCTGGGCGAGGAGCGGGAGCCCGGCGTGTGGCGGCCGGTGGTGCGGCGGATCGCCTGGCAGCTCGCGCAGCGGCCCAGCATCGTGCATCTCAAGCCGCAGTTCGAGAAGCACGTACCCGTGTCCCTGGACGATCCGGGCACCGAGGTGCGGGCCTGTCTGCTGTACGAGATGGCGTTGCGCTTCGGCCTGGGACGCCGTCACGACGAGGTCTACGTCGCCTACGGCGAGGCGCTGCGTATCCTCGGGCATCCGCTGGCCTGGCTGCCGCTGGGCTCGCTGTACTTCGAGAGCCGGTTGCGCCGGGGGGCGTCCATGGAGGGGCTCATGCTCGGCTCCCGCACTCCGGAGCAGTTGCGGCTCGCCTACCCAGAGCCCCCTCCCACCGACGGCGGTGCCCGCGCCGGCCGCACGGCCCGGCGGGTGCCGGACGAGACGCGCGCCGCGGCGGCCACCGAGGCGTTCGCTCCGCTCGGCCAGTACGAGGCGGCGTTCTACACGCTGCCCGAGCCGCTCGACCCGGCCGACTTCAACGCCGCGCTGCTCGCCGAACTCGACGCCGAGTGCCTGGAAGCCGTCACGAGCGACACGATCACCGCGGTGCACACCACCGCCGACGATCTCGCGGACGACTTCTTCACGGCCGCCTTCGGCGGCGGCCTGTGGACCGAGCCCCTGCACGGCGCCTACGCCCGGCTGCTCACCTGGCGCAGCCTGTACGCCGTTATGGACCTCGACACCGGGGCCTCGCACTACGACGCCGTACGTCTGGCCTCCGACCATCGCTGGCTCCGCTTCGCCCTGTCCCGGTACACCGCCAACCGGTGGTTCCACGGCGACTTCACGGACGCCGGTTTCGCCTGCCTCGACCCCACCCGCACCCGCGTCGCCGTGATCGCGGTGACCGAGACGGACTGACCGCCTTCGCCGCGGGGTCGGAAGACCCGGTTCCGTGCTATCGACTGTCCAGTCGTGGCGGTCGAGGGGCGGAGGCGTGGTGCGCGGTAGACGTGCGGTCGTGGTGGCGGGCCTGGTCGGTGTTCTCGGTCTGGCCGGGTGTTCGCCCGGGGACGACGGGGGTTCGGCGAGGCCGACGGACGCGGTGACGGCCTCGTCCGCGGCGTCGTCGCCCGGCTCCCCCACTCCCGAGCCTTCTTCTTCGCCCTCGCCCTCCGTCTCGGCCTCGCCGTCCGCACGTCCGTCGCCCGTGCCCGTCACCGGACCGGACCAGAAGCTGGTGACCATGACGGTCAGCGGCGGCTACGCCGGGGTCAGCAAGAAGGTGGTCCTCCGCGGTGACGGCACCGTCCGGGCCACGGACGAGGGCAGAACCGTCGTACGGCGTACCGGCGCCGCCCAGTTCACGAAGCTGCGCACACTGCTCGGGGACCCCGCGCTGGACGAGGTCCCCGAGTTCACGATCGACATGGGGGCGGCCGACATGTTCCAGTACACGCTCCAGTTCGACGGCCGTACGGTCATGACGGACCGCTCCGCCGGGCAGCCCGCGCTGGATCGCCTCATCGGCGCCCTGGAGGCCTGGCTGCCGAAGGGCTGACGGCGCCGGTGCACAACCCCCTAGTGGCGCAGTCGGTCGTAGCGGAAGGGGGCGAGGGTGTCGGGGCGGTGGCCGGTGCGGACGTACTCGGCCAGGCGGTGGCCGGTGACGGGGCCGAGGGTGACGCCGAGCATGCCGTGGCCGGTGGCGGCGTAGGCGTTGTCGTGACCGGGGACGCGGTCGATGACCGGAAGGCCGTCGGGAAGGAAGGGGCGTCCGCCGACCCAGGGGTCGCGGATCAGGCCGACCAGGTCATCGGGGTCGTCGAACCAGCGGCCCAGGTAGTGCCGGCTGGCGAGGGCGACGGCGACGATGCGGCGCCAGTCGAGGCGGTTGTTGTTGCCGCTGAGTTCCATGGTGCCGCCGATGCGTGTGGTGGTGCCGATCGGTGAGGCGACGGCCCGGCGCTCGCCGAAGTACAGCGTGTGCCGGGGAGCCGGGTCCAGGTCCACGGAGAAGCTGTAGCCCTTGCCGGCCTGGAGCGGCAGCGGGTGTCCGAGGGCGCCGAGCAGAGCGGAGGAGCGCATGCCGGCCGCGACGACGACGGCCGAGCAGGGGATCTCGCCCTGAGCGGTGCGCAGCGCGGCGACATGCCCGCCGGAGGTGCGGAACCCGGTGGCCTCGACGTTCTCGTGGACCTTCACGCCCGCGGCGGCCAGTGCCTCGCCGAGCCCGACGGCGAAGGCTTCCGGATCGACCACACCCTCGCCCTCGACGAGGTAGGCCGCCCGCACCCCGGACGACAGGGCGCCGTCCAGCAGCCGGGCCTCGTCCCCGGTGACCACGTCGTCGGGCAGCGGATAGTGGCCGTCGGCCATCTCCCGTTGCAGGGCGAGGTGGTGGCGTGCCTCGGCCGGGGACAGGAAGGCGTGGACCATGCCGGGGCGGGTCAGGGTGGTCTCGACGCCGGCCGCGCGCAGGCCGTCGAAGAGGTCGAAGGTGGTGCGGTTGAGTTCGGCGACGGCGGCGTAGCCGTGCCGGAAGGCGGCCGGTGTGCTGCTGCGCCAGAACCGCCACAGCCAGCGCACGAACGCCGGGTCGGGAAGGGGCCGTAGATACAGCGGTGAGTCCGGGCGTCCCAGCGAGCGCAGCGCGTACCGGACGACGCCGGGCGCGGGAACCGGCGTCGAGTGGCTGAGGCAGACCCAGCCGGCGTTGCCGCGGGAGGCCCCGGAGCCCAGGCCGCGCCGTTCGACGACCTCGACCTCCAGGCCCGCCTCGGCCAGGTAGTAGGCGGTGCACAGTCCGACCACCCCGCCGCCGACCACCACCACGGGGGCACTCATGACGCCGTCCCGTAGGAGGAGAGGAACTCACGGGTGCGGGCCTGGGCGGGGTTGTCGAGGACGTCCCGCGGGTGTCCCTCCTCGACGATCCGGCCGCCGTCGACGAAGACGACGTGGTCGGACACGTCCCGGGCGAAGGGCAGTTCGTGCGTGACCAGCAGCATCGTCATACCGTCGGCGGCGAGTTCGCGCATCACGCTGAGCACCTCCCGGGTGGCCTCCGGGTCCAGGGAGGAGGTGGGTTCGTCGAAGAGCAGGACCTCGGGCCGCAGGGCGAGGGCGCGGGCGATGGCGACGCGTTGCTGTTCGCCGCCGGAGAGCTGTTCGGGCTGGGCGAGGCCGCGGTGGGCCACTTTGACCCGGCGCAGCAGCGCGACGGCCCGCTCCAGCGCCTCCTGTTCGCCGATGCCCGCCTTGCGCTGCGCGAGGACGATGTTCTCCACGGCCGTCAGATGCGGGAACAGGTTGAACCGCTGGAAGACCATGCCGACGGTGCGGCGCAGCCGGGGCAGGTCGCGGCAGACCGTACGGCCGCCCTCGTGCACCACTTCGCCGGCGACCTCGACCGTGCCGCGGTCGGGGCGCTCCAGCAGGTTGACGCAGCGCATCAAAGTCGTTTTGCCGCCGCCGCTCTGTCCGATGACGCTGACGATGCGGCCGCGGGCGACCTCCAGGTGCACGTCGTCGAGGACGAGCCGGCCGTCGAAGGACTTGCTGAGCCCCTCGATCCGTACGACCGCCTCGGTGGGCGTCGGCGCATCGGCCGATGCGGTTGTCTTCTCCGTGATGACGGGCTCGGTCATACCGCCGCCTCCTTCCGCTCGGGGTCCGTCCTGAAGCCGCTGCCCGTCTTGGTGTCACCGCTGAGGTCGGCCGCGAGCAGGGCGCGGGCGGCCCGCACCCGGCGCCGGCGCCACGGGGACAGCGGCACTCCGGCCCGCACCTTGCGCTCCAGCAGCAGGAGGAGTTGGGAGAGCGGGTAGCACAGCGCGAAGTAGATCGCCGAGATGACCAGATAGACCTCCAGTGCCCGGAAGGTGGCCGAGGTGATGAGCCGCCCTTCGGACATCAGCTCGGCGGCGGAGACGGTGACCAGCAGCGAGGTGGACTTCAGCAGGTCGACGAGCATGGTGTTGGTGCCGGGCAGCGCCTGCCGGACGGCCTGGGGCAGGACGACGTGGCCGAAGATGCCCACCTTGCCGATGCCCAGGGCCTCGCCCGCCTCCGTCTGTCCCGCGTGCACCCCGCTGATCGCGGAGCGGAAGATCTCGGAGAGGTAGGCGGCGTAGAAGACGACGAGGCTGAGGCAGCCGGCCGTGAACACGTCCAGCCGGATCCCGGCCGAGGCCAGGCCGAAGTAGGTCAGGAAGATGATGGCGAGGAGGGGGACGTTCTTGAAGACCTCGGTGTAGACGGCGGCCACCGCCCGCGCGGGCCATGCCTTGCTCAGCCGCAGCAGCGCCACCGCCAGTCCGAGCAGGACCGCGCCGGCGAAGCTGACGGCGGTGTAGGAGACGGTGCGCCCGAGGGCGTCGAGCAGGTCGGACCGGTAGTCGGACCAGGGGACTTGGAAGAGACCGGACATGTCTGTTCCTCCCTTCTCACTGTGCGATGGACGGGGGCGTCCAGTCCTGCGGCCGGTCCACTCCGCGGCGCGCGGTGGCGACGTCGGCGGCGGGCTTGAGGAACTGGTCGGGGTCGCCGCCGTACTTCTCGACGAGCTTCTTCAACTCGCCGTCCGCGTACATGGCGTCGATCTGCCCGGAGATGGCCCGCTCCAGCTTGGTGGCCTGCTTGGGGAGGTAGAAGCCGGTCTGGTACGGCTGGAAGTACGCGTAGGCGGGCTCGGCCTTGACCTCGGCGGCAGTCGGCGGGGTGAGGTACTCCGTGCTGATCCTCAGCTCCGGACGTTCCTTCTGCGCCGCGATGATGATCAGCGGGTCGAGGAAGCCGACGTCGACACGGCCCGCGCCGAGGTCGTCGAAAACGCCGGTGGCGTCCGGGTAGGCGTGCAGTTTCGCGCCGGGTACGGCCTGGATGGACTTCACCCAGACATAGCCCTCGACCGTGCCGAGGTCGCGGTTCCTGAGATCGTCGACCGTCTTGTACGTCTTGCCGCTACGGACGGCCATCGCCGGTGGCGAGTAGTAGGGCGGGTCGGTGAACAGGCCCTGTTTCTGCCGCTCGGCGGACCAGGCGACACCGCCGACGGTGATGTCCACGCGGCGGGACTGCACCCCGGCGAGCATGCCGGCGAAGTCGGTGACCTCGGGCTCGATCCGGAGCCCCAGCTTCTTGGACACGGCGGCGAGGATGTCGCCGTCCAGGCCGACGATCTTTCCGTCCTGGACGCTGGTGTAGGGCGCGTACGGCTGGACGGCCACCTTGATGACGCCGGGGGTGAGCGTGCCCAGGGCAGCGGTCCTGGCGGACACGTTCTTCGGGGCCTCCTCGTCGTCGGAACCGCAGGCGGCGACGGAGGAAAGCAGCAGGATCGCGGACAAAGCGGATATGAGAGACCGCATACGGGTCATCGGCTCGGGCCTTCCGTAGGGCGCTGAGGGGCCCGCCGTTCACCGCGTTGTGCCCCCGGCGGGGTGGGATTGGGCCCATACGCTAGGGATCAACCGGTCGCGAGTCACCGTTCACTTCGTACGAACTTGTGGCCGGAATCGCTCGGTCCCCTGTACGGTGCGTCCAACCCGGCCCGCCCGCGACGGGAGGAACCAGTCGTGCTGAGCCCGTCACTCGCGCAGGAGATCGCCGGGGACACCTCCGCCGTCATCGGCTTCAACGTGCTGATCACCGACGCGGAGGGCATGGTCATCGGCAGCGGGGACAGCAGCCGGGTCGGGACCTTCCACGAGGCCTCCGTCGAGGTCGTCCGCACCCAGGAGGCCGCCACCCACAGCGCCCCGGAGGCCCAGCGGCTGCGCGGGGTGCGCCCCGGGGTCACGCTGCCGCTGGTCACCGACGGCCGCGCGGTGGGGACCGTCGGGATCACCGGTACGCCCGCCCAGGTACGCCGTTTCGGCCTGCTGGTCAAACGCCAGACGGAGATCCTGCTCCGGGAGTCCGTCATGCTGCGCTCCCGGCTGCTCTCGGAGCGGGCCGCGGAGAAGCTGCTGGCCGACATCGCCGCCTACGACCCGCAGGTCGTCGAGGGCGATTTCCTGCTGTTCCGGGCCGCCGAACTCGGTTTCGACCTGCGGCTGCGGCGGGTCGCGGTGGCCTTCGAGGTGACCGTGCCCGACCCGGCCGCGCGTCGGCGGGGAGCGCCCACGCAGGACATGGCCCTGATCCGTTCGGAGCTGCTGCGCAGTGTCCGCGAGGTCTTCGCCGACCCCCAGGACATCGTGGCCGGCACGGCCCCGGGCTGGATCGGCGTCCTGCACCGGCTCCCGGCCCGTCGCCCCACCACCGCCCTGGTCGCCGACTGCCGCCGGGCCGCCGACGTCATCGCCGCGCAGGACGGGCTCACCGCCCGCGTCGGCATCGGCGAGCCGGCCGCCTCCGTGAGCGGTCTGCACGACTCCTACCAGGACGCCTGTGACGCGCTGCGGCTGGGCGCCCGGTCGACCGACGACTCCCCCGTGCACCTCATCACCGACCTGCGGGTCCACCAGGTCGTCGCGGCGGTGGGCCAGTCCGCCCGCAGGCGGCTCCTCGACCTCACGGCCGCGGAACTGCGCGCCCAGCCGGACTGGCCGGCCCTCCGCGACACGGTCACCGCGTGGTGCGAGAACGGCTTCAGCCTCGTCCGGGCCTCCGCCGCCCTGCACATCCACCGCAACACCGTCGTCTACCGCATGCAGAAGATCGAGCAGATCACCGGCCGCCCGATGCGCGACCACCGGGCCACCATGGCCCTGTACCTGGCGTGTCTGGCGGACCGGCTGGGCGGCGGGTGACGATTCCGGTACGGGACCGAGGGGCGCCCCTGGTCTCCATGGGCAGCCCCGGTCTCAGTGCCCGCGGAACGCCTCTTCCAGCCACCAGGAACCCCGGTCCTTGACCACCTTGGCGTCGATGAGGAGAGGCGCGGAGCGGGGCCCCGCCACCCAGTCGGCGACCGCCTTCAGATCGGTGCGGGTGCGGACGGTCACCGCCTCGAAGCCGTAGCCGCGGGCCACGGCGGCGATGTCCGTCGGGGGGAACTCGACCGTGTCGAGGGGGTGGCCGTCGGGGCCGAAGTGGTGCACCTCGGCGCCGTAGCCGTCGTCGTTGTAGACGACGGCCACCAGGGGGAGGCCGAGTCGGCGTACGGTGTCGAGGTCCGCGGCGCCCATCAGTGCGCCGCCGTCGCCGAGGGCGGCCACCGGGAGCCGGTCCGGGCGGGCCAGGGCCGCGCCGATGGTGGTGGCCAGGCCCAGGCCGATGGACTGGAACGCCTGGGTGAAGCAGAAGCCGTTCTCGTCCGGCACCGACAGGTACATGCTCGGGTGGCCCATGAAGTTGCCGGAGTCCACGCCGACCACCCGCTCCGCGGGGAGGATGTCGTCGAGCGCGATGCTCAGCGTGCGGGGGTCGATCCGGTCACGGGTGCTCGTGTCGTCGTAGGCGAGGTCGCGCCACCGCACGCGGGCGGCGATGGCCTCGGCGATGTCGGGCGTCCGGCGGCCCCGGCGTGGTTCGCCGGCCGTCTCCAGCGCGCGTCGTGCCGTGAGTTCGACGTCTCCGGTGACGGCGAGGTGGACGTCGCGGTGTGCGCCGAGCGCCGACGGGTCGTCGTCGATCTGGGCCACGGTCGCGTCGGGGGCGATCAGTTGGCCGTGCCGCATGGTCCACATGTTCAGCGCGCAGCCCCAGCCGACGATCAGGTCGGAGTCCCGGACCAGTTCGGCCGTCAGGGGTGAGGCGAAGCCGCCGGAGACGTCGAGGGACCAGGGGTTGCCGTGGAAGAGGCCGTTGGCCACGGCGGAGGTCGCGAGCAGGGCGCCGTGGTGGTCGGCGAGCGCCTCGATCGCGTCCCGGGCGCCGGGTGAGCGGGAGCCCCGGCCGGCCACGAAGACGGGGCGCCGGGCCCGGTCGAGGGCCTGTGTCAGGGCCGTCACGTCGGCCCGGGTGGGCTCGACGG
Proteins encoded in this region:
- a CDS encoding amino acid ABC transporter ATP-binding protein gives rise to the protein MTEPVITEKTTASADAPTPTEAVVRIEGLSKSFDGRLVLDDVHLEVARGRIVSVIGQSGGGKTTLMRCVNLLERPDRGTVEVAGEVVHEGGRTVCRDLPRLRRTVGMVFQRFNLFPHLTAVENIVLAQRKAGIGEQEALERAVALLRRVKVAHRGLAQPEQLSGGEQQRVAIARALALRPEVLLFDEPTSSLDPEATREVLSVMRELAADGMTMLLVTHELPFARDVSDHVVFVDGGRIVEEGHPRDVLDNPAQARTREFLSSYGTAS
- a CDS encoding GDSL-type esterase/lipase family protein; this translates as MQTTPHVLSPHHIRRTLPALLTAALLACLLSLTGGSPARAAVGDGSVSDPNIAYVGRWDTGSGTAAVPGWTGAYLQTSFTGTTVKVKARDAVNLYVSIDGGPEVFHAGVRGTVNLTPRPLSSGTHTLRISYRSGDTVFQGLVLDSGARTVAPAMPSGLVEFVGDSITAGALTDRLALDSYAWKAGERLGMRHTQIARSGYCLVAQSGCTGLSGQFFRNASAGGTNWDFSRYRADAVVINLGTNDIGHGVTGAAFQSSYTRLLADVRAVYPGAHLFAVQTLKKRYVNETKAAVTARAASGDAKVHFVDTTGWLADGTDYEDGNGHPNEAGHTKFANRLAPVISARLGVTATARAAASAEAAAPGQPGDPNIKLVGRWDTQSSSTAYTPYWAGAYYRAGFTGRTVKLKQRNTIDLWARIDNGPVTFFNDVKGTVNLTPAPLAAGNHTLQVNYQVVAGSYRGDAVFQGLVLDSGATTFAPPAPTKLVEFVGDSITVGTTTSQNARTAYGWLIGERLGVEHTQIAQGGACLVAAADGCVGLEQQFGRLNPNAATPDWNFSRYRANAVVINLGTNDVGHGVSSPQFQTAYSSLLRKVRAAYPQAWIFALETFRGRYVPQTEAAVKAAVAGGDSRVSFVDTTGWLGSGDLSDSVHPNDQGHRVIADRLAPIISARI
- a CDS encoding CdaR family transcriptional regulator, with the translated sequence MLSPSLAQEIAGDTSAVIGFNVLITDAEGMVIGSGDSSRVGTFHEASVEVVRTQEAATHSAPEAQRLRGVRPGVTLPLVTDGRAVGTVGITGTPAQVRRFGLLVKRQTEILLRESVMLRSRLLSERAAEKLLADIAAYDPQVVEGDFLLFRAAELGFDLRLRRVAVAFEVTVPDPAARRRGAPTQDMALIRSELLRSVREVFADPQDIVAGTAPGWIGVLHRLPARRPTTALVADCRRAADVIAAQDGLTARVGIGEPAASVSGLHDSYQDACDALRLGARSTDDSPVHLITDLRVHQVVAAVGQSARRRLLDLTAAELRAQPDWPALRDTVTAWCENGFSLVRASAALHIHRNTVVYRMQKIEQITGRPMRDHRATMALYLACLADRLGGG
- a CDS encoding NAD(P)/FAD-dependent oxidoreductase, whose amino-acid sequence is MSAPVVVVGGGVVGLCTAYYLAEAGLEVEVVERRGLGSGASRGNAGWVCLSHSTPVPAPGVVRYALRSLGRPDSPLYLRPLPDPAFVRWLWRFWRSSTPAAFRHGYAAVAELNRTTFDLFDGLRAAGVETTLTRPGMVHAFLSPAEARHHLALQREMADGHYPLPDDVVTGDEARLLDGALSSGVRAAYLVEGEGVVDPEAFAVGLGEALAAAGVKVHENVEATGFRTSGGHVAALRTAQGEIPCSAVVVAAGMRSSALLGALGHPLPLQAGKGYSFSVDLDPAPRHTLYFGERRAVASPIGTTTRIGGTMELSGNNNRLDWRRIVAVALASRHYLGRWFDDPDDLVGLIRDPWVGGRPFLPDGLPVIDRVPGHDNAYAATGHGMLGVTLGPVTGHRLAEYVRTGHRPDTLAPFRYDRLRH
- a CDS encoding amino acid ABC transporter permease, whose amino-acid sequence is MSGLFQVPWSDYRSDLLDALGRTVSYTAVSFAGAVLLGLAVALLRLSKAWPARAVAAVYTEVFKNVPLLAIIFLTYFGLASAGIRLDVFTAGCLSLVVFYAAYLSEIFRSAISGVHAGQTEAGEALGIGKVGIFGHVVLPQAVRQALPGTNTMLVDLLKSTSLLVTVSAAELMSEGRLITSATFRALEVYLVISAIYFALCYPLSQLLLLLERKVRAGVPLSPWRRRRVRAARALLAADLSGDTKTGSGFRTDPERKEAAV
- a CDS encoding thiamine pyrophosphate-binding protein, with protein sequence MKVAEAVGRALVDAGITQVFGVVGSGNFHLTNAMVAAGARFVAARHEGGAATMADAYARTSGTVAALSVHQGPGLTNAMTGLAEAAKSRTPLLVLAAEVTEPRSNFFVDQEALARAVGALPLRVTSAGDAVAEALTAVHRAVHERRTVLLNLPLPVQALDVPDGALDRAAPPPPRAAVEPTRADVTALTQALDRARRPVFVAGRGSRSPGARDAIEALADHHGALLATSAVANGLFHGNPWSLDVSGGFASPLTAELVRDSDLIVGWGCALNMWTMRHGQLIAPDATVAQIDDDPSALGAHRDVHLAVTGDVELTARRALETAGEPRRGRRTPDIAEAIAARVRWRDLAYDDTSTRDRIDPRTLSIALDDILPAERVVGVDSGNFMGHPSMYLSVPDENGFCFTQAFQSIGLGLATTIGAALARPDRLPVAALGDGGALMGAADLDTVRRLGLPLVAVVYNDDGYGAEVHHFGPDGHPLDTVEFPPTDIAAVARGYGFEAVTVRTRTDLKAVADWVAGPRSAPLLIDAKVVKDRGSWWLEEAFRGH
- a CDS encoding substrate-binding periplasmic protein, producing the protein MSAILLLSSVAACGSDDEEAPKNVSARTAALGTLTPGVIKVAVQPYAPYTSVQDGKIVGLDGDILAAVSKKLGLRIEPEVTDFAGMLAGVQSRRVDITVGGVAWSAERQKQGLFTDPPYYSPPAMAVRSGKTYKTVDDLRNRDLGTVEGYVWVKSIQAVPGAKLHAYPDATGVFDDLGAGRVDVGFLDPLIIIAAQKERPELRISTEYLTPPTAAEVKAEPAYAYFQPYQTGFYLPKQATKLERAISGQIDAMYADGELKKLVEKYGGDPDQFLKPAADVATARRGVDRPQDWTPPSIAQ
- a CDS encoding DUF6183 family protein, yielding MSELPDDASLKVYAATDPERLHDLARAADSARAIGKLSELLADQQSREATDWAIRLAERLGEEREPGVWRPVVRRIAWQLAQRPSIVHLKPQFEKHVPVSLDDPGTEVRACLLYEMALRFGLGRRHDEVYVAYGEALRILGHPLAWLPLGSLYFESRLRRGASMEGLMLGSRTPEQLRLAYPEPPPTDGGARAGRTARRVPDETRAAAATEAFAPLGQYEAAFYTLPEPLDPADFNAALLAELDAECLEAVTSDTITAVHTTADDLADDFFTAAFGGGLWTEPLHGAYARLLTWRSLYAVMDLDTGASHYDAVRLASDHRWLRFALSRYTANRWFHGDFTDAGFACLDPTRTRVAVIAVTETD
- a CDS encoding DUF2269 domain-containing protein gives rise to the protein MKLSRPARRAFLVVHVAASASWLGLTLGLLALGVTAATTGSAVTVDASVRAMQLFADWLLLPVAFLTLLSGVVLSLGTPWGLARHRWVWTKFWLTLATITATVFALRPGVNSAVAAVAASGPLPDAGDVLFGPVVSLSAYVFMTVISVLKPWGPTRRGRRLRESARGPAGRAAADDRPLASR